The Pantoea phytobeneficialis genome has a segment encoding these proteins:
- the ilvY gene encoding HTH-type transcriptional activator IlvY: MDLRDLKLFLHLAESCHFGRTARAMHVSPSTLSRQIQRLEEDVGHALFLRDNRTVTLTEAGERLRQFAQQTLLQYQQLRHVMDLNGPSLSGELRLFCSVTAAYSHLPPILDRFRAEHPQVEIKLTTGDAADAIEMVQSGEADLAIAGRPESLPASIDFTPLGLIPLVLIAPALPCPVRNQATQDEPDWSLIPFILPEQGPARRGIDLWFRRRRIPNPLIYATVSGHEAIVSMVALGCGIALLPDVVLENSPEPVRNRVLVLENVESVAPLELGVCVQKKRLGEPLINAFWNLL; encoded by the coding sequence ATGGATTTACGAGACCTGAAACTCTTCCTCCATCTGGCCGAGAGCTGCCACTTTGGCCGCACAGCACGCGCCATGCATGTCAGCCCATCTACCCTGTCGCGCCAAATCCAGCGCCTTGAGGAGGATGTCGGCCACGCGCTGTTTCTGCGTGATAACCGGACCGTGACACTCACCGAGGCCGGTGAACGGTTGCGTCAGTTTGCCCAGCAAACCCTGCTGCAATATCAACAACTGCGTCATGTGATGGACCTGAACGGCCCCTCGCTCAGTGGCGAGTTACGTCTGTTTTGTTCGGTCACGGCAGCCTATAGCCATTTGCCACCGATTCTCGACCGCTTTCGCGCCGAACATCCGCAGGTGGAGATCAAGCTCACCACCGGCGATGCCGCCGATGCGATTGAGATGGTGCAGTCTGGTGAGGCCGACCTGGCGATTGCCGGTCGCCCTGAATCGCTGCCCGCCAGCATAGATTTTACGCCACTTGGGCTGATTCCGCTGGTCCTGATCGCCCCGGCGTTGCCCTGCCCGGTGCGGAATCAGGCGACCCAGGACGAGCCTGACTGGTCGCTGATTCCGTTTATCCTGCCGGAACAAGGGCCTGCACGCCGGGGGATCGACCTGTGGTTTCGCCGCCGCCGCATTCCCAATCCGCTGATTTATGCCACGGTGTCGGGCCATGAGGCGATTGTGTCGATGGTGGCGCTGGGATGTGGCATCGCGCTGCTGCCGGACGTGGTACTGGAAAACAGCCCGGAACCGGTACGTAATCGCGTGTTGGTGCTGGAGAACGTCGAGTCGGTCGCGCCGCTCGAGCTGGGCGTTTGCGTACAAAAAAAGCGGCTCGGAGAGCCGCTTATCAATGCCTTCTGGAACCTGCTGTAG
- the ilvA gene encoding threonine ammonia-lyase, biosynthetic encodes MAESQPLPAAPCGAEYLRAVLRSPVYEIAQVTPLQKMEKISSRLGNTILVKREDRQPVHSFKLRGAYAMIAGLTEEQKARGVVTASAGNHAQGVALSASTLGIKSLIVMPLATADIKVDAVRAFGGEAYLFGANFDEAKAKAIELAEQQGYTFVHPFDHPAVIAGQGTLAMELLQQDAHLDRVFVPVGGGGLAAGVAVLIKQLMPQIKVIAVESEDSACLKAALDAGHPVDLARVGLFAEGVAVKRIGDETFRLCQEYLDDIITVDSDAICAAMKDLFEDVRAVAEPSGALALAGMKKYIQQHNIKGERLAHVLSGANVNFHGLRYVSERCELGEQREALLAVTIPEQQGSFLKFCQTLGGRSVTEFNYRYADADNACIFVGVRLTRGLEERSEIISQLTQGGYNVVDLSDDEMAKLHVRYMVGGRPSKPLRERLFSFEFPEAPGALLKFLQTLGTHWNISLFHYRSHGTDYGRVLAAFELGDDEPRFEEHLTALGYDFHDEANNPAFRFFLAGQ; translated from the coding sequence ATGGCTGAGTCTCAACCGCTACCCGCGGCGCCTTGCGGCGCGGAGTATTTGCGCGCGGTATTGCGTTCACCGGTGTACGAAATTGCACAGGTCACGCCGTTACAGAAAATGGAAAAAATTTCATCGCGTCTTGGCAACACCATTCTGGTGAAGCGTGAAGATCGTCAGCCGGTGCACAGCTTCAAGCTGCGCGGGGCTTACGCGATGATTGCCGGGCTGACTGAGGAGCAGAAAGCGCGCGGCGTGGTGACGGCATCCGCTGGCAACCACGCGCAGGGCGTGGCCCTCTCAGCCAGTACCTTAGGCATCAAATCACTGATTGTGATGCCGCTGGCCACGGCAGATATCAAGGTTGATGCGGTGCGCGCATTTGGCGGTGAGGCTTACCTGTTTGGTGCCAACTTCGACGAGGCAAAAGCCAAGGCGATTGAGCTGGCGGAGCAGCAAGGTTACACCTTCGTTCACCCGTTTGATCATCCGGCGGTGATCGCCGGGCAGGGCACGCTGGCGATGGAACTGTTGCAGCAGGATGCGCATCTCGATCGCGTTTTCGTACCGGTCGGTGGCGGTGGTCTGGCGGCGGGTGTGGCGGTGCTGATCAAGCAACTGATGCCGCAGATTAAAGTGATTGCCGTTGAGTCAGAAGATTCAGCCTGCCTGAAAGCGGCGCTGGATGCCGGTCATCCGGTTGATCTGGCGCGTGTCGGTTTGTTTGCTGAAGGTGTGGCGGTGAAGCGTATCGGCGACGAAACCTTCCGCCTGTGCCAGGAGTATCTGGACGACATCATCACCGTGGACAGCGATGCTATTTGCGCCGCGATGAAAGATCTGTTCGAGGATGTGCGTGCGGTGGCGGAGCCTTCCGGGGCGCTGGCGCTGGCCGGGATGAAAAAATACATCCAGCAGCACAACATCAAGGGCGAACGTCTGGCGCATGTGCTGTCGGGGGCCAACGTCAACTTCCACGGTCTGCGCTACGTCTCCGAGCGCTGCGAACTGGGCGAGCAGCGTGAAGCGTTGCTGGCGGTCACCATCCCTGAGCAACAAGGCAGCTTCCTGAAGTTCTGCCAGACGCTGGGCGGTCGTTCCGTCACTGAGTTCAACTATCGTTACGCCGATGCCGACAACGCCTGCATCTTCGTTGGCGTGCGCTTGACGCGCGGGCTGGAGGAACGTAGCGAAATCATCAGCCAGCTCACGCAGGGTGGTTATAACGTGGTGGACCTCTCCGACGATGAGATGGCCAAGCTGCACGTCCGTTACATGGTCGGTGGTCGTCCATCCAAACCGTTGCGTGAGCGCCTGTTCAGCTTCGAGTTCCCGGAAGCACCCGGTGCGTTGCTGAAGTTCCTGCAAACGCTCGGTACGCACTGGAATATCTCGTTGTTCCACTATCGCAGCCACGGCACCGATTACGGTCGTGTGCTGGCGGCGTTTGAACTGGGTGATGATGAGCCGCGCTTTGAGGAGCATCTCACGGCGCTGGGTTATGACTTCCACGACGAAGCCAATAACCCGGCGTTCCGCTTCTTCCTCGCCGGTCAGTAA
- the ilvD gene encoding dihydroxy-acid dehydratase: MPKYRSATTTHGRNMAGARALWRATGMTDADFGKPIIAVVNSFTQFVPGHVHLRDLGKLVAEQIEAAGGVAKEFNTIAVDDGIAMGHGGMLYSLPSRELIADSVEYMVNAHCADAMVCISNCDKITPGMLMASLRLNIPVIFVSGGPMEAGKTKLSDKIIKLDLVDAMIQGANPNVSDADSEQIERSACPTCGSCSGMFTANSMNCLTEALGLSQPGNGSLLATHADRKDLFINAGKRIVNLTKQYYEQDDARVLPRNIASKAAFENAMTLDIAMGGSTNTVLHLLAAAQEGEIDFNISDIDRLSRKVPHLCKVAPSTQKYHMEDVHRAGGVIGILGELDRAGLLHTDVRNVLGLNLRETLDQYDIMLTKDEAVKKMFRAGPAGIRTTQAFSQDCRWDTLDDDRQEGCIRTREFAFSQDGGLAVLYGNLAEDGCIVKTAGVDKEILTFKGPAKVYESQDDAVEAILGGKVVAGDVVVIRYEGPKGGPGMQEMLYPTTYLKSMGLGKSCALITDGRFSGGTSGLSIGHASPEAANGGTIALVKDGDIIEIDIPNRGIKLAVPENELHARREEEEARGDAAYTPHGRERQVSFALRAYASLATSADKGAVRDKSKLGG, from the coding sequence ATGCCTAAGTACCGTTCCGCCACCACCACCCATGGCCGTAACATGGCGGGTGCCCGTGCCTTGTGGCGCGCGACAGGAATGACCGACGCCGATTTCGGTAAGCCGATTATCGCCGTGGTCAACTCATTCACCCAATTCGTGCCTGGCCACGTCCACCTGCGCGATCTCGGCAAACTGGTCGCTGAACAAATCGAAGCGGCTGGCGGTGTGGCTAAAGAGTTCAACACCATTGCGGTGGATGACGGTATCGCCATGGGTCATGGCGGCATGCTGTATTCACTGCCTTCGCGCGAGTTGATCGCTGACTCCGTCGAGTACATGGTCAACGCCCACTGTGCCGATGCGATGGTCTGCATCTCCAACTGCGACAAGATCACCCCGGGAATGCTGATGGCCTCGCTGCGCCTCAACATTCCGGTGATCTTCGTTTCCGGTGGCCCGATGGAAGCGGGTAAAACCAAGCTGTCTGACAAAATCATCAAGCTGGATCTGGTGGATGCGATGATTCAGGGTGCGAACCCGAACGTCAGCGATGCCGATAGCGAGCAGATTGAACGTTCCGCCTGCCCGACCTGTGGTTCCTGTTCTGGTATGTTCACCGCCAACTCGATGAACTGCCTGACCGAAGCGCTGGGTCTGTCACAGCCAGGTAACGGTTCGCTGTTGGCGACCCATGCTGATCGTAAGGACCTGTTTATCAATGCCGGTAAGCGCATCGTTAACCTGACCAAACAATATTACGAGCAGGATGATGCCCGCGTACTGCCGCGTAATATCGCGAGCAAAGCCGCGTTTGAGAACGCCATGACGCTGGATATCGCGATGGGCGGCTCCACCAACACCGTACTGCACCTGCTGGCCGCCGCGCAGGAAGGCGAAATCGACTTCAACATTTCTGATATCGACCGTCTGTCACGCAAAGTGCCGCATCTGTGTAAGGTGGCCCCGAGCACCCAGAAATATCATATGGAAGATGTGCACCGCGCGGGTGGCGTAATCGGCATCCTCGGTGAACTGGATCGCGCTGGCCTGTTGCACACTGACGTGCGCAACGTGCTGGGTCTGAACTTGCGTGAAACCCTGGATCAGTACGACATCATGCTGACCAAAGACGAAGCGGTGAAAAAGATGTTCCGCGCCGGTCCGGCCGGTATTCGCACCACTCAGGCGTTCTCGCAGGATTGCCGTTGGGACACGCTGGATGACGACCGTCAGGAAGGTTGTATCCGCACCCGTGAATTCGCTTTCTCGCAAGACGGTGGTCTGGCGGTGCTGTACGGCAACCTGGCGGAAGATGGCTGTATCGTGAAAACCGCTGGTGTGGACAAAGAGATCCTCACCTTCAAAGGCCCGGCCAAAGTTTACGAAAGCCAGGACGATGCGGTTGAAGCGATTCTCGGCGGTAAAGTGGTCGCGGGCGATGTCGTGGTGATTCGCTACGAAGGGCCGAAAGGTGGACCGGGCATGCAGGAAATGCTCTATCCGACCACCTACCTGAAATCGATGGGCCTCGGCAAAAGCTGTGCGCTGATCACCGATGGTCGTTTCTCAGGCGGTACCTCCGGTCTGTCTATCGGCCACGCTTCACCGGAAGCGGCCAACGGCGGCACCATCGCGCTGGTGAAAGACGGCGACATCATCGAAATCGACATCCCGAACCGTGGCATCAAGCTGGCGGTGCCGGAAAACGAACTGCACGCACGTCGTGAAGAGGAAGAAGCCCGTGGTGATGCAGCGTATACGCCGCATGGCCGTGAGCGTCAGGTTTCCTTCGCCCTGCGTGCTTATGCATCACTCGCGACCAGCGCTGACAAAGGCGCGGTGCGCGATAAGTCTAAGCTGGGAGGCTAA
- the ilvE gene encoding branched-chain-amino-acid transaminase — MSTKKADFIWFNGEMVKWEDAKVSVMSHALHYGTSVFEGVRCYDSHKGPVVFRHREHMQRLHDSAKIYRFPIKASVDELMEACREVLRVNKLKSAYIRPLAFVGDVGLGVNPPDGYTTDVIIAAFPWGAYLGAEALEQGIDAMVSSWNRVAPNTLPTAAKAGGNYLSSLLVGSEARRHGYQEGIALDTNGYISEGAGENLFEVKDGILFTPPFTSSALPGITRDAIIKLAKDMGIEVREQVLSRESLYLADEVFMSGTAAEITPVRSVDGIQVGAGKCGPVTKRIQQAFFGLFTGETEDKWGWLDQVNP, encoded by the coding sequence ATGAGTACGAAGAAAGCAGACTTTATTTGGTTCAATGGGGAGATGGTTAAGTGGGAAGACGCCAAGGTCAGCGTCATGTCTCACGCGTTGCATTACGGTACTTCAGTGTTTGAAGGCGTGCGTTGCTACGACTCACACAAAGGCCCGGTGGTGTTCCGTCATCGTGAACACATGCAGCGTCTGCACGACTCCGCCAAAATCTACCGCTTCCCGATCAAAGCCAGCGTAGATGAGCTGATGGAAGCCTGCCGTGAAGTGCTGCGCGTCAACAAACTGAAAAGCGCTTACATCCGTCCTCTGGCCTTCGTAGGCGACGTGGGCCTGGGTGTGAACCCGCCAGATGGCTACACCACCGATGTGATCATCGCTGCGTTCCCTTGGGGTGCTTACCTGGGTGCTGAAGCGCTGGAGCAGGGCATCGACGCGATGGTTTCTTCATGGAACCGCGTAGCCCCGAACACCCTGCCGACCGCAGCGAAAGCCGGTGGTAACTACCTTTCTTCTCTGCTGGTGGGTAGCGAAGCTCGTCGCCACGGCTATCAGGAAGGTATCGCTCTCGACACCAACGGCTATATTTCAGAAGGTGCTGGTGAAAACTTGTTCGAAGTGAAAGATGGCATTCTGTTCACGCCGCCGTTCACTTCTTCTGCGTTGCCGGGCATCACCCGTGACGCCATCATCAAACTGGCAAAAGACATGGGTATCGAAGTTCGCGAGCAGGTGCTGTCACGCGAATCACTGTACCTGGCTGACGAAGTGTTCATGTCTGGTACTGCGGCGGAAATCACTCCGGTTCGCAGCGTTGACGGAATCCAGGTGGGCGCAGGCAAATGTGGTCCGGTGACCAAACGCATTCAGCAGGCATTCTTTGGCCTGTTCACTGGCGAAACTGAAGACAAATGGGGCTGGCTGGACCAGGTTAACCCATAA
- the ilvM gene encoding acetolactate synthase 2 small subunit gives MNQHQLSIEARFRPEILERILRVVRHRGFQVCTMNMASAANAENINIEMTVASQRSVDLLSSQLSKLMDVACVQIQQQTTQQIRA, from the coding sequence ATGAACCAGCATCAATTGTCTATCGAAGCGCGCTTCCGCCCTGAAATATTGGAGCGCATTTTGCGCGTCGTGCGCCACCGTGGTTTCCAGGTGTGCACCATGAACATGGCATCAGCCGCGAATGCCGAAAATATTAATATCGAAATGACCGTTGCCAGCCAGCGCTCTGTCGATTTACTGTCTTCGCAGTTAAGCAAACTGATGGATGTCGCTTGCGTCCAGATCCAACAACAGACAACACAACAAATCCGTGCCTAG
- the ilvG gene encoding acetolactate synthase 2 catalytic subunit yields the protein MTGAQWVVQALRAQGVDTVFGYPGGAIMPVYDALYDGGVEHLLCRHEQGAVMAAIGYARSTGKTGVCIATSGPGATNLITGLADAMMDSIPVVAITGQVASPFIGTDAFQEIDVLGLSLACTKHSFLVESLDDLPSVMAEAFAIAQSGRPGPVLVDIPKDIQIAHGDLTPHLLPVEEALSHSPQHIAEARALMAQAKKPMLYIGGGVGMAQAVPALRAMAIDTGIPMVATLKGLGSADANSDLYLGMLGMHGTKAANLAVQECDLLIAVGARFDDRVTGKLDTFAPHASVIHIDIDPAELNKLRRAHVSLQGDLNQVLPALSMPLQIDAWRTEVKALKAEFNWRYDHPGEAIYAPLLLKQLSDRKADSAVVTTDVGQHQMWAAQHMSFSAPENFITSSGLGTMGFGLPAAVGAQVARPNDTVICVSGDGSIMMNIQELGTIKRGKLPVKILLLDNQRLGMVRQWQQLFFDGRYSETILTDNPDFLTLASAFDIPGQRISRKDQVDAALDALLNSEGPYFLHVAIDEHENVWPLVPPGASNANMMEKTV from the coding sequence ATGACAGGTGCACAGTGGGTAGTTCAGGCTTTACGCGCGCAGGGTGTTGATACAGTGTTTGGTTATCCTGGCGGTGCCATCATGCCAGTGTACGATGCGCTCTACGATGGCGGCGTGGAACACCTACTGTGTCGGCATGAGCAAGGTGCAGTGATGGCGGCGATTGGTTATGCTCGCTCTACTGGCAAGACCGGCGTCTGTATTGCCACCTCTGGCCCTGGCGCAACTAATCTGATCACCGGCTTAGCCGATGCAATGATGGACTCCATCCCGGTGGTTGCCATTACCGGCCAGGTTGCTTCTCCGTTTATCGGCACCGATGCGTTCCAGGAAATTGACGTTCTCGGCTTGTCACTGGCCTGCACCAAGCATAGCTTCCTCGTTGAATCCCTTGATGATTTACCTTCAGTCATGGCTGAAGCCTTCGCCATCGCCCAGTCTGGCCGCCCAGGTCCGGTACTGGTTGATATCCCGAAAGACATCCAAATCGCTCATGGCGATCTCACGCCGCACCTGCTGCCGGTTGAAGAGGCGTTGAGCCATTCACCGCAGCATATCGCGGAAGCGCGCGCCCTGATGGCGCAGGCGAAAAAACCGATGCTTTATATCGGTGGTGGCGTGGGTATGGCGCAGGCAGTCCCTGCGTTACGTGCGATGGCGATCGATACCGGCATCCCGATGGTCGCCACGCTGAAAGGTTTGGGTAGCGCGGATGCCAACAGCGATCTTTATCTCGGCATGCTGGGGATGCACGGCACCAAAGCGGCTAACCTGGCGGTCCAGGAGTGCGATTTGCTGATCGCGGTTGGTGCGCGTTTTGACGACCGCGTTACCGGTAAGCTGGACACCTTCGCGCCACACGCCAGCGTTATCCATATTGATATCGACCCCGCCGAACTGAACAAGCTGCGCCGTGCGCACGTTTCGTTGCAGGGTGATTTGAATCAGGTGCTGCCCGCGCTGAGCATGCCGCTGCAAATCGATGCATGGCGCACCGAAGTTAAAGCGCTGAAGGCCGAATTCAACTGGCGTTACGATCATCCAGGCGAAGCAATCTATGCCCCGCTGCTGCTGAAGCAGTTGTCCGATCGTAAAGCCGACAGCGCAGTGGTGACCACTGACGTGGGTCAGCATCAGATGTGGGCAGCGCAGCATATGTCATTCAGCGCGCCGGAAAACTTTATTACCTCCAGCGGCCTTGGCACTATGGGCTTTGGCCTGCCGGCTGCGGTAGGTGCCCAGGTGGCCCGTCCGAACGATACCGTCATCTGCGTATCCGGTGATGGCTCAATCATGATGAACATTCAGGAGCTGGGTACCATTAAACGCGGCAAACTGCCGGTTAAAATCCTGCTGCTGGATAACCAGCGCCTCGGCATGGTACGCCAGTGGCAGCAGCTGTTCTTTGATGGTCGCTACAGCGAAACCATCCTTACTGATAACCCCGATTTCCTCACGCTGGCCAGCGCTTTTGATATCCCCGGCCAGCGCATTAGCCGTAAAGATCAGGTCGACGCCGCCCTTGATGCTCTGCTGAACAGTGAAGGTCCATACTTCCTGCATGTTGCGATTGATGAGCATGAAAACGTCTGGCCTTTGGTACCGCCTGGTGCCAGCAACGCAAACATGATGGAGAAAACCGTATGA
- the ilvL gene encoding ilv operon leader peptide has protein sequence MKALLQVISLVVISVVVIIIPPCGATLGERKA, from the coding sequence ATGAAAGCCCTTCTACAAGTGATTAGCCTAGTCGTGATTAGCGTGGTGGTGATTATTATCCCACCGTGCGGGGCTACGCTTGGAGAAAGAAAGGCTTAA
- a CDS encoding YifB family Mg chelatase-like AAA ATPase codes for MSLSRVLTRAALGVQAPLVTVEVHISNGLPALTLVGLPETTVKEARERVRSAIINSGFTFPAKRITINLAPADLPKEGGRYDLPIAIAILAASEQLPDAKLGQYEFLGELALNGALCGVQAAIPAAMAALQAGRQMVLSEQNQQDVGLIQQGTTLIGKHLLEICAFLHNQTELPIARYQPDSIDNDSQDLSDIIGQEQGRRALEITAAGGHNLLLLGPPGTGKTMLATRLPGIMPPLNDQEALECAAIASLVSSGNLQQQWRKRPFRAPHHSASLYALIGGGSLPRPGEISLAHNGVLFLDELPEFERRVLDALREPIESGEIAISRTRAKVTYPARFQLIGAMNPSPTGHYQGNHNRCTPQQVLRYLSRLSGPFLDRFDLSLEVPLLPSGTLSQKQQRSESSAEVLQRVVAARQRQINRSGKVNAYLSNAEIQRWCELVEEDAKWLEEVLNSLGLSVRAWQRILKVARTIADLAGEARITRHHIQEAVGYRSIDRLMIFLHKSLE; via the coding sequence ATGTCTTTATCAAGGGTTTTGACACGCGCGGCGCTGGGTGTGCAGGCACCGCTGGTAACGGTGGAAGTGCATATTAGCAACGGCCTGCCTGCCTTAACGCTGGTGGGTTTACCGGAAACCACGGTAAAAGAAGCGCGTGAGCGGGTGCGCAGCGCTATCATCAACAGCGGATTTACCTTTCCGGCAAAGCGCATCACCATCAATCTCGCCCCTGCAGATCTCCCTAAAGAAGGTGGGCGCTACGACCTGCCGATCGCCATTGCGATTCTCGCCGCCTCAGAGCAGCTTCCTGACGCGAAACTCGGGCAATATGAATTCCTGGGTGAATTAGCACTGAACGGGGCGCTGTGTGGCGTTCAGGCTGCCATTCCTGCGGCTATGGCCGCCCTCCAGGCGGGTAGACAAATGGTACTCTCTGAACAGAATCAACAGGATGTAGGTTTAATTCAGCAAGGCACAACCCTGATTGGTAAACATCTGCTGGAGATTTGCGCCTTTCTGCATAATCAGACGGAGTTACCCATTGCTCGTTATCAGCCTGACAGCATCGACAACGACAGCCAGGATCTGAGCGATATTATTGGGCAGGAACAAGGACGACGGGCATTGGAGATTACCGCCGCAGGCGGTCACAATTTGCTGCTGCTGGGTCCGCCGGGAACCGGGAAAACCATGCTGGCCACACGCTTGCCCGGCATTATGCCCCCGTTGAATGACCAGGAGGCACTGGAGTGTGCGGCTATCGCCAGCCTGGTCAGTAGCGGCAACCTTCAACAACAATGGCGTAAACGCCCCTTCCGCGCACCACATCATAGCGCTTCGCTGTATGCATTGATTGGCGGCGGTTCCTTACCCCGTCCGGGTGAAATTTCGCTGGCGCACAATGGTGTCCTTTTTCTGGATGAGTTACCTGAGTTCGAACGTCGGGTACTGGATGCGCTACGCGAGCCGATTGAGTCCGGTGAGATTGCCATCTCTCGCACCCGCGCCAAAGTTACCTATCCAGCGCGTTTTCAGTTAATTGGCGCAATGAACCCCAGCCCAACTGGCCATTATCAGGGAAACCATAACCGATGTACTCCACAGCAGGTATTGCGCTATCTGAGCCGTCTTTCCGGCCCTTTTCTTGACCGTTTTGATCTCTCCCTCGAAGTGCCGCTGTTACCCAGCGGTACACTTAGCCAGAAACAGCAGCGCAGTGAGAGTAGCGCAGAGGTGCTACAACGTGTGGTTGCGGCACGGCAACGTCAAATCAACCGCAGTGGGAAAGTGAACGCATATCTTTCGAATGCAGAAATACAGCGCTGGTGTGAGCTGGTTGAAGAAGATGCAAAGTGGCTTGAAGAGGTGCTGAATTCACTTGGCCTGTCAGTGCGTGCCTGGCAACGTATTCTGAAGGTGGCGAGAACGATAGCCGATTTGGCAGGAGAGGCGCGAATTACCCGGCATCATATTCAGGAAGCGGTAGGGTATCGCAGTATTGATCGCTTGATGATTTTTCTACACAAAAGTCTGGAGTAA
- a CDS encoding DUF413 domain-containing protein produces MADSFATTNRFFDNKHYPRGFSRHGDFTIKEATLLERHGFAFNELDLAKREPVTEEERLFIEVCRGIREPQTEAERVWSKYTARIKRPKRFHTLSGGKPQMDSVEDYSDSED; encoded by the coding sequence ATGGCGGATAGCTTCGCAACAACGAATCGTTTCTTTGATAACAAGCATTACCCTCGTGGTTTTTCGCGTCATGGTGATTTCACCATTAAAGAAGCTACGCTTCTTGAGCGCCACGGTTTTGCCTTTAATGAACTGGACCTGGCAAAGCGTGAGCCAGTGACGGAAGAAGAACGTTTATTTATTGAAGTATGTCGTGGTATTCGTGAGCCGCAAACGGAAGCGGAGCGTGTATGGTCGAAATATACCGCACGTATCAAGCGTCCTAAGCGTTTTCACACGCTCTCCGGCGGTAAGCCGCAAATGGACAGCGTCGAAGATTACAGCGACAGCGAAGACTAA
- the hdfR gene encoding HTH-type transcriptional regulator HdfR → MDTELLKTFLEVSRTRHFGRAAEALYLTQSAVSFRIRQLENQLGVNLFTRHRNNIRLTSAGERLLPYAESLMSTWLMAKKEVSHTQQHHELSIGASASLWEAYLTPWLQSLYENRESLHLEARIAQRHLLVKQLHERQLDLLITTEAPKMDELTSQQIGHISLALFRARKTEKREKYDYIKLEWGADFHQHENYLSSDDVPVLTTTSAHVTRELLHTTGACAFLPDFWHSIYSDLMVIPDTPVAVRPLYAVWLQNSDQQAHIRQLLKYPVLTH, encoded by the coding sequence GTGGATACGGAATTACTGAAAACTTTCCTCGAAGTGAGCAGAACTCGCCATTTCGGGCGTGCTGCTGAAGCGCTTTACCTCACGCAATCTGCCGTTAGTTTTCGCATTCGCCAACTGGAAAACCAGCTGGGCGTTAACCTTTTTACGCGCCATCGTAATAACATTCGGCTGACTTCTGCGGGCGAGCGCTTATTACCTTACGCAGAAAGCCTGATGAGTACCTGGCTGATGGCAAAAAAGGAAGTCTCCCATACACAGCAGCATCATGAGCTTTCTATCGGGGCCAGCGCATCGCTGTGGGAGGCTTATCTAACCCCCTGGTTACAATCGCTTTATGAGAACAGAGAAAGCCTTCATCTTGAAGCGCGTATCGCGCAACGGCATTTGCTGGTGAAGCAGTTACATGAGCGGCAGCTTGATCTTTTAATCACCACCGAAGCGCCAAAGATGGATGAATTGACCAGCCAGCAAATTGGCCACATTTCACTCGCATTATTTCGTGCGCGTAAAACTGAGAAGCGTGAAAAATATGATTACATCAAACTGGAATGGGGAGCAGATTTTCACCAACATGAAAACTATCTGTCCAGTGATGACGTTCCGGTATTAACGACAACATCGGCGCATGTTACCCGAGAATTGCTGCATACGACTGGTGCTTGCGCGTTTTTGCCTGATTTTTGGCATAGCATTTACAGCGATCTGATGGTTATTCCTGATACGCCTGTCGCTGTCAGACCACTATATGCGGTCTGGCTACAAAATAGTGATCAGCAGGCGCATATTCGCCAGTTGCTCAAATATCCGGTATTGACACATTGA